A genomic region of Lasioglossum baleicum chromosome 16, iyLasBale1, whole genome shotgun sequence contains the following coding sequences:
- the LOC143216795 gene encoding uncharacterized protein LOC143216795 isoform X2, producing the protein MADIEGKKLTELRVIDLKTELERRGLDKSGNKAALLERLSKSISDEGENPDEYLIVPCGGTCKISARKNSVTGTTNSDEATEVVETQKEDATDASDVPDVKPKMETKVSTEKEAIPPKLEESQGEAQNNTKITPKEIECKVESKSQTNKAVVETTQIVEVKIEPEAAPVVNDVATNAASTVEANGIDNEDSINLTIGEDEENLLAEETESHDRHKDGGEKKKVEENSKKGESKGSGRAEAGANSKEGTSSGANIGTKNKLDGGDGSKSTESSNKNQKKDDKDKKNCQVSPVNASSRNLWVSGLSSSTRATDLKQIFSKYGKVIGAKVVTNARTPGARCYGYVTMSTSEDAAKCIQHLHKTELHGRVISVEKAKGDTQQSHMRKRDTANGKSEKKEEKEKLKDNHETADRKEKEAKKEKSEEKGSEAKTFKCAAAKKSDEKGETGENKKTDAQEKKDEPLKESDSRSTKSTSKKPDSERGRRDEKRIRSWDHHRSHTRSRSRERRRRDDVLTFAKIREERERQRLREKERMLREEERRRREDMERQREIERRHREEAARLEREREKLRRERERIEQEKAELLRLERERQKLEREKLERERLELKRQQMRLEESRRAPPPPSIKRSSSDRRDPRDMYVEPDRKRIATEHGRRHTPDRVSDRRSEILDRVSDRRLDSSPPARYESTRSTQDLGLKKEFKRSSDFTSRSSRPESFSDVSRGREVIVRREPLSTTTSSIDPRQVKERYERPSTTTYTREREVRRSEPETHRSSRDGHTRYSESFKPTGSTTPRDSRYVESNRTTSSWHSGPPSTKSFNSVPSSGTRDPRNEPSSWSSRSSDNVNRWSNSSSMGNTLRHPVPPTYQSGPIQSMGLTAPGTAPSYDRFDPYKSSMPSMRKY; encoded by the exons ATGGCCGATATAGAAGGGAAAAAGCTGACCGAACTTCGAGTAATAGACTTGAAAACGGAACTCGAACGACGTGGACTCGATAAAAGTGGTAATAAAGCGGCACTCCTCGAACGTCTTTCCAAA TCCATATCCGACGAAGGGGAAAATCCAGATGAATATCTGATCGTACCTTGCGGTGGTACGTGCAAAATCAGCGCCAGAAAAAATAGTG TGACCGGTACAACCAATTCCGACGAAGCGACAGAAGTTGTGGAAACCCAGAAAGAAGATGCTACGGACGCGTCGGATGTTCCTGACGTAAAGCCAAAGATGGAAACAAAAGTTTCCACGGAGAAAGAAGCGATTCCACCCAAGTTGGAG GAATCTCAAGGAGAAGCTCAAAATAACACCAAAATAACGCCAAAAGAGATAGAGTGCAAAGTGGAATCCAAGAGTCAGACGAACAAGGCGGTCGTCGAGACTACGCAGATCGTTGAAGTGAAAATTGAACCGGAAGCAGCACCAGTGGTGAACGATGTCGCGACCAATGCAGCCTCGACGGTCGAAGCTAATGGCATCGACAACGAAGATTCGATAAATTTGACTATCGGCGAAGACGAAGAAAATCTCCTCGCCGAGGAG ACCGAGTCTCACGACAGGCACAAAG ATGGAGGAGAGAAGAAGAAAGTCGAAGAGAACAGCAAGAAGGGAGAGTCTAAAGGGAGCGGTAGAGCAGAAGCCGGCGCCAACAGCAAGGAAGGGACATCGTCAGGCGCGAACATCGGGACGAAGAACAAGCTGGACGGTGGAGACGGAAGCAAGAG CACGGAGTCTAGTAACAAGAACCAAAAAAAGGACGACAAAG ACAAGAAAAATTGCCAAGTTAGCCCAGTTAACGCAAGCAGCAGAAACTTGTGGGTATCCGGATTGTCTTCGAGCACTCGTGCGACCGATCTGAAGCAAATATTCTCGAAATACGGAAAGGTGATCGGCGCGAAAGTGGTTACGAACGCGAGGACACCCGGTGCAAGATGCTACGGATACGTGACCATGTCGACGAGCGAAGACGCCGCGAAATGCATCCAGCATTTGCACAAGACGGAACTGCACGGCCGCGTGATATCCGTCGAAAAG GCGAAAGGCGACACGCAGCAAAGCCACATGCGCAAACGGGACACCGCCAACGGAAAGTCCGAGAAGAAGGAGGAAAAGGAGAAATTGAAGGATAATCACGAGACAGCCGACCgcaaagagaaagaggcgaaaaagGAAAAGAGCGAAGAGAAGGGATCGGAAGCAA AAACGTTTAAATGTGCGGCAGCGAAAAAGTCGGACGAGAAGGGCGAGACCGGCGAGAACAAGAAGACGGACGCGCAGGAGAAGAAGGATGAACCTCTGAAGGAGTCGGACTCCCGGTCGACCAAATCGACCAGCAAGAAACCTGACAGCGAGCGAGGAAGACGCGACGAGAAGAGGATTCGGTCCTGGGATCATCACCGATCTCACACTCGGTCTCGTAGCCGCGAGCGACGCAGACGCGACGACGTGCTCACATTCGCGAAGATCAGG GAGGAACGTGAGAGGCAGAGATtgcgcgagaaagagagaatgctTCGCGAGGAGGAACGTAGACGGCGAGAGGATATGGAACGGCAAAGGGAGATCGAGCGTCGACACAGGGAAGAGGCGGCACGATTGGAGAGAGAACGGGAGAAGCTGCGCAGGGAACGCGAGAGGATCGAACAGGAGAAGGCCGAGCTGCTTCGTCTGGAGCGGGAACGTCAGAAGCTAGAACGGGAGAAGCTGGAACGCGAGAGGCTCGAACTCAAGAGGCAACAAATGCGACTCGAGGAGAGCAGACGCGCGCCTCCTCCACCCTCGATAAAGCGGTCCTCCAGCGACCGAAGAGACCCGAGAGACATGTACGTGGAGCCGGACAGGAAACGCATAGCCACCGAGCACGGTCGAAGGCACACTCCGGACCGGGTGAGCGATCGTCGCAGCGAGATTCTGGATCGCGTCTCGGACAGACGGTTGGACTCGTCACCGCCTGCTCGTTACGAATCCACCAG ATCCACCCAAGATCTAGGGCTGAAGAAGGAATTTAAGCGCAGCAGCGACTTCACTTCGCGAAGCAGCCGTCCAGAAAGCTTCTCCGACGTATCTCGCGGAAGGGAGGTGATCGTCCGCCGAGAGCCGCTCAGTACGACCACCTCGTCGATCGATCCTCGACAAGTTAAAGAGAG ATACGAGCGACCCAGCACCACCACGTATACTCGCGAGCGCGAAGTTCGTCGCTCCGAGCCCGAAACCCATAGAAGTTCCAGAGACGGTCATACCCGTTACAGCGAAAGCTTCAAACCCACGGGTTCGACCACGCCGC GTGACAGTCGGTACGTGGAGAGCAATCGAACCACCAGCAGCTGGCACTCGGGACCGCCGTCCACAAAATCATTCAATTCTGTGCCGAGCAGCGGTACCCGGGATCCTCGAAACGAACCATCCAGCTGGAGTTCCAGATCGTCGGACAACGTAAACAG ATGGAGTAATTCGAGCAGCATGGGAAACACGTTGCGCCATCCGGTTCCGCCGACTTACCAGAGCGGTCCCATTCAATCCATGGGATTGACAGCACCCGGAACAGCGCCGTCGTACGATCGTTTCGATCCGTACAAATCGTCCATGCCGAGCATGAGAAAATACTGA
- the LOC143216795 gene encoding uncharacterized protein LOC143216795 isoform X1: protein MADIEGKKLTELRVIDLKTELERRGLDKSGNKAALLERLSKSISDEGENPDEYLIVPCGGTCKISARKNSVTGTTNSDEATEVVETQKEDATDASDVPDVKPKMETKVSTEKEAIPPKLEESQGEAQNNTKITPKEIECKVESKSQTNKAVVETTQIVEVKIEPEAAPVVNDVATNAASTVEANGIDNEDSINLTIGEDEENLLAEETESHDRHKDGGEKKKVEENSKKGESKGSGRAEAGANSKEGTSSGANIGTKNKLDGGDGSKSTESSNKNQKKDDKDKKNCQVSPVNASSRNLWVSGLSSSTRATDLKQIFSKYGKVIGAKVVTNARTPGARCYGYVTMSTSEDAAKCIQHLHKTELHGRVISVEKAKGDTQQSHMRKRDTANGKSEKKEEKEKLKDNHETADRKEKEAKKEKSEEKGSEAKTFKCAAAKKSDEKGETGENKKTDAQEKKDEPLKESDSRSTKSTSKKPDSERGRRDEKRIRSWDHHRSHTRSRSRERRRRDDVLTFAKIREERERQRLREKERMLREEERRRREDMERQREIERRHREEAARLEREREKLRRERERIEQEKAELLRLERERQKLEREKLERERLELKRQQMRLEESRRAPPPPSIKRSSSDRRDPRDMYVEPDRKRIATEHGRRHTPDRVSDRRSEILDRVSDRRLDSSPPARYESTRSTQDLGLKKEFKRSSDFTSRSSRPESFSDVSRGREVIVRREPLSTTTSSIDPRQVKESRYERPSTTTYTREREVRRSEPETHRSSRDGHTRYSESFKPTGSTTPRDSRYVESNRTTSSWHSGPPSTKSFNSVPSSGTRDPRNEPSSWSSRSSDNVNRWSNSSSMGNTLRHPVPPTYQSGPIQSMGLTAPGTAPSYDRFDPYKSSMPSMRKY from the exons ATGGCCGATATAGAAGGGAAAAAGCTGACCGAACTTCGAGTAATAGACTTGAAAACGGAACTCGAACGACGTGGACTCGATAAAAGTGGTAATAAAGCGGCACTCCTCGAACGTCTTTCCAAA TCCATATCCGACGAAGGGGAAAATCCAGATGAATATCTGATCGTACCTTGCGGTGGTACGTGCAAAATCAGCGCCAGAAAAAATAGTG TGACCGGTACAACCAATTCCGACGAAGCGACAGAAGTTGTGGAAACCCAGAAAGAAGATGCTACGGACGCGTCGGATGTTCCTGACGTAAAGCCAAAGATGGAAACAAAAGTTTCCACGGAGAAAGAAGCGATTCCACCCAAGTTGGAG GAATCTCAAGGAGAAGCTCAAAATAACACCAAAATAACGCCAAAAGAGATAGAGTGCAAAGTGGAATCCAAGAGTCAGACGAACAAGGCGGTCGTCGAGACTACGCAGATCGTTGAAGTGAAAATTGAACCGGAAGCAGCACCAGTGGTGAACGATGTCGCGACCAATGCAGCCTCGACGGTCGAAGCTAATGGCATCGACAACGAAGATTCGATAAATTTGACTATCGGCGAAGACGAAGAAAATCTCCTCGCCGAGGAG ACCGAGTCTCACGACAGGCACAAAG ATGGAGGAGAGAAGAAGAAAGTCGAAGAGAACAGCAAGAAGGGAGAGTCTAAAGGGAGCGGTAGAGCAGAAGCCGGCGCCAACAGCAAGGAAGGGACATCGTCAGGCGCGAACATCGGGACGAAGAACAAGCTGGACGGTGGAGACGGAAGCAAGAG CACGGAGTCTAGTAACAAGAACCAAAAAAAGGACGACAAAG ACAAGAAAAATTGCCAAGTTAGCCCAGTTAACGCAAGCAGCAGAAACTTGTGGGTATCCGGATTGTCTTCGAGCACTCGTGCGACCGATCTGAAGCAAATATTCTCGAAATACGGAAAGGTGATCGGCGCGAAAGTGGTTACGAACGCGAGGACACCCGGTGCAAGATGCTACGGATACGTGACCATGTCGACGAGCGAAGACGCCGCGAAATGCATCCAGCATTTGCACAAGACGGAACTGCACGGCCGCGTGATATCCGTCGAAAAG GCGAAAGGCGACACGCAGCAAAGCCACATGCGCAAACGGGACACCGCCAACGGAAAGTCCGAGAAGAAGGAGGAAAAGGAGAAATTGAAGGATAATCACGAGACAGCCGACCgcaaagagaaagaggcgaaaaagGAAAAGAGCGAAGAGAAGGGATCGGAAGCAA AAACGTTTAAATGTGCGGCAGCGAAAAAGTCGGACGAGAAGGGCGAGACCGGCGAGAACAAGAAGACGGACGCGCAGGAGAAGAAGGATGAACCTCTGAAGGAGTCGGACTCCCGGTCGACCAAATCGACCAGCAAGAAACCTGACAGCGAGCGAGGAAGACGCGACGAGAAGAGGATTCGGTCCTGGGATCATCACCGATCTCACACTCGGTCTCGTAGCCGCGAGCGACGCAGACGCGACGACGTGCTCACATTCGCGAAGATCAGG GAGGAACGTGAGAGGCAGAGATtgcgcgagaaagagagaatgctTCGCGAGGAGGAACGTAGACGGCGAGAGGATATGGAACGGCAAAGGGAGATCGAGCGTCGACACAGGGAAGAGGCGGCACGATTGGAGAGAGAACGGGAGAAGCTGCGCAGGGAACGCGAGAGGATCGAACAGGAGAAGGCCGAGCTGCTTCGTCTGGAGCGGGAACGTCAGAAGCTAGAACGGGAGAAGCTGGAACGCGAGAGGCTCGAACTCAAGAGGCAACAAATGCGACTCGAGGAGAGCAGACGCGCGCCTCCTCCACCCTCGATAAAGCGGTCCTCCAGCGACCGAAGAGACCCGAGAGACATGTACGTGGAGCCGGACAGGAAACGCATAGCCACCGAGCACGGTCGAAGGCACACTCCGGACCGGGTGAGCGATCGTCGCAGCGAGATTCTGGATCGCGTCTCGGACAGACGGTTGGACTCGTCACCGCCTGCTCGTTACGAATCCACCAG ATCCACCCAAGATCTAGGGCTGAAGAAGGAATTTAAGCGCAGCAGCGACTTCACTTCGCGAAGCAGCCGTCCAGAAAGCTTCTCCGACGTATCTCGCGGAAGGGAGGTGATCGTCCGCCGAGAGCCGCTCAGTACGACCACCTCGTCGATCGATCCTCGACAAGTTAAAGAGAG TAGATACGAGCGACCCAGCACCACCACGTATACTCGCGAGCGCGAAGTTCGTCGCTCCGAGCCCGAAACCCATAGAAGTTCCAGAGACGGTCATACCCGTTACAGCGAAAGCTTCAAACCCACGGGTTCGACCACGCCGC GTGACAGTCGGTACGTGGAGAGCAATCGAACCACCAGCAGCTGGCACTCGGGACCGCCGTCCACAAAATCATTCAATTCTGTGCCGAGCAGCGGTACCCGGGATCCTCGAAACGAACCATCCAGCTGGAGTTCCAGATCGTCGGACAACGTAAACAG ATGGAGTAATTCGAGCAGCATGGGAAACACGTTGCGCCATCCGGTTCCGCCGACTTACCAGAGCGGTCCCATTCAATCCATGGGATTGACAGCACCCGGAACAGCGCCGTCGTACGATCGTTTCGATCCGTACAAATCGTCCATGCCGAGCATGAGAAAATACTGA
- the LOC143216795 gene encoding uncharacterized protein LOC143216795 isoform X5 translates to MADIEGKKLTELRVIDLKTELERRGLDKSGNKAALLERLSKSISDEGENPDEYLIVPCGGTCKISARKNSVTGTTNSDEATEVVETQKEDATDASDVPDVKPKMETKVSTEKEAIPPKLEESQGEAQNNTKITPKEIECKVESKSQTNKAVVETTQIVEVKIEPEAAPVVNDVATNAASTVEANGIDNEDSINLTIGEDEENLLAEETESHDRHKDGGEKKKVEENSKKGESKGSGRAEAGANSKEGTSSGANIGTKNKLDGGDGSKSTESSNKNQKKDDKDKKNCQVSPVNASSRNLWVSGLSSSTRATDLKQIFSKYGKVIGAKVVTNARTPGARCYGYVTMSTSEDAAKCIQHLHKTELHGRVISVEKAKGDTQQSHMRKRDTANGKSEKKEEKEKLKDNHETADRKEKEAKKEKSEEKGSEAKTFKCAAAKKSDEKGETGENKKTDAQEKKDEPLKESDSRSTKSTSKKPDSERGRRDEKRIRSWDHHRSHTRSRSRERRRRDDVLTFAKIREERERQRLREKERMLREEERRRREDMERQREIERRHREEAARLEREREKLRRERERIEQEKAELLRLERERQKLEREKLERERLELKRQQMRLEESRRAPPPPSIKRSSSDRRDPRDMYVEPDRKRIATEHGRRHTPDRVSDRRSEILDRVSDRRLDSSPPARYESTRSTQDLGLKKEFKRSSDFTSRSSRPESFSDVSRGREVIVRREPLSTTTSSIDPRQVKESRYERPSTTTYTREREVRRSEPETHRSSRDGHTRYSESFKPTGSTTPLDSSQVTVGTWRAIEPPAAGTRDRRPQNHSILCRAAVPGILETNHPAGVPDRRTT, encoded by the exons ATGGCCGATATAGAAGGGAAAAAGCTGACCGAACTTCGAGTAATAGACTTGAAAACGGAACTCGAACGACGTGGACTCGATAAAAGTGGTAATAAAGCGGCACTCCTCGAACGTCTTTCCAAA TCCATATCCGACGAAGGGGAAAATCCAGATGAATATCTGATCGTACCTTGCGGTGGTACGTGCAAAATCAGCGCCAGAAAAAATAGTG TGACCGGTACAACCAATTCCGACGAAGCGACAGAAGTTGTGGAAACCCAGAAAGAAGATGCTACGGACGCGTCGGATGTTCCTGACGTAAAGCCAAAGATGGAAACAAAAGTTTCCACGGAGAAAGAAGCGATTCCACCCAAGTTGGAG GAATCTCAAGGAGAAGCTCAAAATAACACCAAAATAACGCCAAAAGAGATAGAGTGCAAAGTGGAATCCAAGAGTCAGACGAACAAGGCGGTCGTCGAGACTACGCAGATCGTTGAAGTGAAAATTGAACCGGAAGCAGCACCAGTGGTGAACGATGTCGCGACCAATGCAGCCTCGACGGTCGAAGCTAATGGCATCGACAACGAAGATTCGATAAATTTGACTATCGGCGAAGACGAAGAAAATCTCCTCGCCGAGGAG ACCGAGTCTCACGACAGGCACAAAG ATGGAGGAGAGAAGAAGAAAGTCGAAGAGAACAGCAAGAAGGGAGAGTCTAAAGGGAGCGGTAGAGCAGAAGCCGGCGCCAACAGCAAGGAAGGGACATCGTCAGGCGCGAACATCGGGACGAAGAACAAGCTGGACGGTGGAGACGGAAGCAAGAG CACGGAGTCTAGTAACAAGAACCAAAAAAAGGACGACAAAG ACAAGAAAAATTGCCAAGTTAGCCCAGTTAACGCAAGCAGCAGAAACTTGTGGGTATCCGGATTGTCTTCGAGCACTCGTGCGACCGATCTGAAGCAAATATTCTCGAAATACGGAAAGGTGATCGGCGCGAAAGTGGTTACGAACGCGAGGACACCCGGTGCAAGATGCTACGGATACGTGACCATGTCGACGAGCGAAGACGCCGCGAAATGCATCCAGCATTTGCACAAGACGGAACTGCACGGCCGCGTGATATCCGTCGAAAAG GCGAAAGGCGACACGCAGCAAAGCCACATGCGCAAACGGGACACCGCCAACGGAAAGTCCGAGAAGAAGGAGGAAAAGGAGAAATTGAAGGATAATCACGAGACAGCCGACCgcaaagagaaagaggcgaaaaagGAAAAGAGCGAAGAGAAGGGATCGGAAGCAA AAACGTTTAAATGTGCGGCAGCGAAAAAGTCGGACGAGAAGGGCGAGACCGGCGAGAACAAGAAGACGGACGCGCAGGAGAAGAAGGATGAACCTCTGAAGGAGTCGGACTCCCGGTCGACCAAATCGACCAGCAAGAAACCTGACAGCGAGCGAGGAAGACGCGACGAGAAGAGGATTCGGTCCTGGGATCATCACCGATCTCACACTCGGTCTCGTAGCCGCGAGCGACGCAGACGCGACGACGTGCTCACATTCGCGAAGATCAGG GAGGAACGTGAGAGGCAGAGATtgcgcgagaaagagagaatgctTCGCGAGGAGGAACGTAGACGGCGAGAGGATATGGAACGGCAAAGGGAGATCGAGCGTCGACACAGGGAAGAGGCGGCACGATTGGAGAGAGAACGGGAGAAGCTGCGCAGGGAACGCGAGAGGATCGAACAGGAGAAGGCCGAGCTGCTTCGTCTGGAGCGGGAACGTCAGAAGCTAGAACGGGAGAAGCTGGAACGCGAGAGGCTCGAACTCAAGAGGCAACAAATGCGACTCGAGGAGAGCAGACGCGCGCCTCCTCCACCCTCGATAAAGCGGTCCTCCAGCGACCGAAGAGACCCGAGAGACATGTACGTGGAGCCGGACAGGAAACGCATAGCCACCGAGCACGGTCGAAGGCACACTCCGGACCGGGTGAGCGATCGTCGCAGCGAGATTCTGGATCGCGTCTCGGACAGACGGTTGGACTCGTCACCGCCTGCTCGTTACGAATCCACCAG ATCCACCCAAGATCTAGGGCTGAAGAAGGAATTTAAGCGCAGCAGCGACTTCACTTCGCGAAGCAGCCGTCCAGAAAGCTTCTCCGACGTATCTCGCGGAAGGGAGGTGATCGTCCGCCGAGAGCCGCTCAGTACGACCACCTCGTCGATCGATCCTCGACAAGTTAAAGAGAG TAGATACGAGCGACCCAGCACCACCACGTATACTCGCGAGCGCGAAGTTCGTCGCTCCGAGCCCGAAACCCATAGAAGTTCCAGAGACGGTCATACCCGTTACAGCGAAAGCTTCAAACCCACGGGTTCGACCACGCCGC TTGATTCTTCGCAGGTGACAGTCGGTACGTGGAGAGCAATCGAACCACCAGCAGCTGGCACTCGGGACCGCCGTCCACAAAATCATTCAATTCTGTGCCGAGCAGCGGTACCCGGGATCCTCGAAACGAACCATCCAGCTGGAGTTCCAGATCGTCGGACAACGTAA
- the LOC143216795 gene encoding uncharacterized protein LOC143216795 isoform X4, whose protein sequence is MADIEGKKLTELRVIDLKTELERRGLDKSGNKAALLERLSKSISDEGENPDEYLIVPCGGTCKISARKNSVTGTTNSDEATEVVETQKEDATDASDVPDVKPKMETKVSTEKEAIPPKLEESQGEAQNNTKITPKEIECKVESKSQTNKAVVETTQIVEVKIEPEAAPVVNDVATNAASTVEANGIDNEDSINLTIGEDEENLLAEETESHDRHKDGGEKKKVEENSKKGESKGSGRAEAGANSKEGTSSGANIGTKNKLDGGDGSKSTESSNKNQKKDDKDKKNCQVSPVNASSRNLWVSGLSSSTRATDLKQIFSKYGKVIGAKVVTNARTPGARCYGYVTMSTSEDAAKCIQHLHKTELHGRVISVEKAKGDTQQSHMRKRDTANGKSEKKEEKEKLKDNHETADRKEKEAKKEKSEEKGSEATKKSDEKGETGENKKTDAQEKKDEPLKESDSRSTKSTSKKPDSERGRRDEKRIRSWDHHRSHTRSRSRERRRRDDVLTFAKIREERERQRLREKERMLREEERRRREDMERQREIERRHREEAARLEREREKLRRERERIEQEKAELLRLERERQKLEREKLERERLELKRQQMRLEESRRAPPPPSIKRSSSDRRDPRDMYVEPDRKRIATEHGRRHTPDRVSDRRSEILDRVSDRRLDSSPPARYESTRSTQDLGLKKEFKRSSDFTSRSSRPESFSDVSRGREVIVRREPLSTTTSSIDPRQVKERYERPSTTTYTREREVRRSEPETHRSSRDGHTRYSESFKPTGSTTPRDSRYVESNRTTSSWHSGPPSTKSFNSVPSSGTRDPRNEPSSWSSRSSDNVNRWSNSSSMGNTLRHPVPPTYQSGPIQSMGLTAPGTAPSYDRFDPYKSSMPSMRKY, encoded by the exons ATGGCCGATATAGAAGGGAAAAAGCTGACCGAACTTCGAGTAATAGACTTGAAAACGGAACTCGAACGACGTGGACTCGATAAAAGTGGTAATAAAGCGGCACTCCTCGAACGTCTTTCCAAA TCCATATCCGACGAAGGGGAAAATCCAGATGAATATCTGATCGTACCTTGCGGTGGTACGTGCAAAATCAGCGCCAGAAAAAATAGTG TGACCGGTACAACCAATTCCGACGAAGCGACAGAAGTTGTGGAAACCCAGAAAGAAGATGCTACGGACGCGTCGGATGTTCCTGACGTAAAGCCAAAGATGGAAACAAAAGTTTCCACGGAGAAAGAAGCGATTCCACCCAAGTTGGAG GAATCTCAAGGAGAAGCTCAAAATAACACCAAAATAACGCCAAAAGAGATAGAGTGCAAAGTGGAATCCAAGAGTCAGACGAACAAGGCGGTCGTCGAGACTACGCAGATCGTTGAAGTGAAAATTGAACCGGAAGCAGCACCAGTGGTGAACGATGTCGCGACCAATGCAGCCTCGACGGTCGAAGCTAATGGCATCGACAACGAAGATTCGATAAATTTGACTATCGGCGAAGACGAAGAAAATCTCCTCGCCGAGGAG ACCGAGTCTCACGACAGGCACAAAG ATGGAGGAGAGAAGAAGAAAGTCGAAGAGAACAGCAAGAAGGGAGAGTCTAAAGGGAGCGGTAGAGCAGAAGCCGGCGCCAACAGCAAGGAAGGGACATCGTCAGGCGCGAACATCGGGACGAAGAACAAGCTGGACGGTGGAGACGGAAGCAAGAG CACGGAGTCTAGTAACAAGAACCAAAAAAAGGACGACAAAG ACAAGAAAAATTGCCAAGTTAGCCCAGTTAACGCAAGCAGCAGAAACTTGTGGGTATCCGGATTGTCTTCGAGCACTCGTGCGACCGATCTGAAGCAAATATTCTCGAAATACGGAAAGGTGATCGGCGCGAAAGTGGTTACGAACGCGAGGACACCCGGTGCAAGATGCTACGGATACGTGACCATGTCGACGAGCGAAGACGCCGCGAAATGCATCCAGCATTTGCACAAGACGGAACTGCACGGCCGCGTGATATCCGTCGAAAAG GCGAAAGGCGACACGCAGCAAAGCCACATGCGCAAACGGGACACCGCCAACGGAAAGTCCGAGAAGAAGGAGGAAAAGGAGAAATTGAAGGATAATCACGAGACAGCCGACCgcaaagagaaagaggcgaaaaagGAAAAGAGCGAAGAGAAGGGATCGGAAGCAA CGAAAAAGTCGGACGAGAAGGGCGAGACCGGCGAGAACAAGAAGACGGACGCGCAGGAGAAGAAGGATGAACCTCTGAAGGAGTCGGACTCCCGGTCGACCAAATCGACCAGCAAGAAACCTGACAGCGAGCGAGGAAGACGCGACGAGAAGAGGATTCGGTCCTGGGATCATCACCGATCTCACACTCGGTCTCGTAGCCGCGAGCGACGCAGACGCGACGACGTGCTCACATTCGCGAAGATCAGG GAGGAACGTGAGAGGCAGAGATtgcgcgagaaagagagaatgctTCGCGAGGAGGAACGTAGACGGCGAGAGGATATGGAACGGCAAAGGGAGATCGAGCGTCGACACAGGGAAGAGGCGGCACGATTGGAGAGAGAACGGGAGAAGCTGCGCAGGGAACGCGAGAGGATCGAACAGGAGAAGGCCGAGCTGCTTCGTCTGGAGCGGGAACGTCAGAAGCTAGAACGGGAGAAGCTGGAACGCGAGAGGCTCGAACTCAAGAGGCAACAAATGCGACTCGAGGAGAGCAGACGCGCGCCTCCTCCACCCTCGATAAAGCGGTCCTCCAGCGACCGAAGAGACCCGAGAGACATGTACGTGGAGCCGGACAGGAAACGCATAGCCACCGAGCACGGTCGAAGGCACACTCCGGACCGGGTGAGCGATCGTCGCAGCGAGATTCTGGATCGCGTCTCGGACAGACGGTTGGACTCGTCACCGCCTGCTCGTTACGAATCCACCAG ATCCACCCAAGATCTAGGGCTGAAGAAGGAATTTAAGCGCAGCAGCGACTTCACTTCGCGAAGCAGCCGTCCAGAAAGCTTCTCCGACGTATCTCGCGGAAGGGAGGTGATCGTCCGCCGAGAGCCGCTCAGTACGACCACCTCGTCGATCGATCCTCGACAAGTTAAAGAGAG ATACGAGCGACCCAGCACCACCACGTATACTCGCGAGCGCGAAGTTCGTCGCTCCGAGCCCGAAACCCATAGAAGTTCCAGAGACGGTCATACCCGTTACAGCGAAAGCTTCAAACCCACGGGTTCGACCACGCCGC GTGACAGTCGGTACGTGGAGAGCAATCGAACCACCAGCAGCTGGCACTCGGGACCGCCGTCCACAAAATCATTCAATTCTGTGCCGAGCAGCGGTACCCGGGATCCTCGAAACGAACCATCCAGCTGGAGTTCCAGATCGTCGGACAACGTAAACAG ATGGAGTAATTCGAGCAGCATGGGAAACACGTTGCGCCATCCGGTTCCGCCGACTTACCAGAGCGGTCCCATTCAATCCATGGGATTGACAGCACCCGGAACAGCGCCGTCGTACGATCGTTTCGATCCGTACAAATCGTCCATGCCGAGCATGAGAAAATACTGA